A section of the Dermacoccus nishinomiyaensis genome encodes:
- a CDS encoding sugar transferase, producing MTDGARGRRDLLARMRGNWRRNLFLLLFVLDLGVITLAVAAGFFARFAMAEASLDTVRSQGNLYLVVVPALILGWQASLLLNQAYNMEIIAIGTDEYRRVVRATFFTFGALAIVLVLLRWQVARGFLAVALPLGLVLLLIERLLVRRWVLARRRRAMLVDGVVVVGSPHEVRYVAEGIARNPAAGLVVRAVATDTTDAPTFELANGVVVPQAGAIADVVDAVHRYEASTIIVAGHNRINRKQLRELGWQLEDTTIRLALASRMTDVAGPRIHWHPIEGLPLMSVEMPRYSGVKYSLKRAFDLVIATGMVVLVAPILFAIAIAVRLDSPGPIFFRQTRVGVNGTLFKMTKFRSMAVDAEARLAGLERQNDGSGLLFKMKDDPRTTRVGAFIRRYSLDELPQLFDVIAGSMSLVGPRPPLPREVEAYDHHVHRRLNVKPGITGPWQVGGRSNLSWEESVRKDLYYVENWSLSGDLVIMFKTLRAVLARDGAY from the coding sequence ATGACTGACGGGGCGAGAGGCAGGCGCGACCTGCTCGCCAGGATGCGTGGCAACTGGCGGCGCAACCTGTTCCTGCTGCTGTTTGTCCTCGACCTGGGCGTCATCACACTCGCCGTGGCTGCCGGGTTCTTCGCGCGCTTCGCAATGGCGGAGGCGTCGCTCGACACCGTTCGCTCGCAGGGCAACCTCTACCTCGTCGTCGTGCCCGCCCTCATCCTCGGATGGCAGGCCTCGCTGCTTCTCAATCAGGCGTACAACATGGAGATCATCGCGATCGGCACCGACGAATATCGTCGTGTCGTGCGCGCCACGTTCTTCACGTTCGGCGCGCTCGCGATCGTCCTCGTCCTGCTGCGCTGGCAGGTAGCGCGCGGCTTCCTGGCCGTCGCCCTCCCACTCGGGCTCGTCCTGCTTCTCATCGAACGTCTCCTGGTCCGCCGCTGGGTGCTCGCGCGACGCCGCCGCGCGATGCTCGTCGACGGCGTCGTCGTCGTCGGCTCACCGCATGAGGTGCGCTACGTCGCCGAAGGCATAGCCCGCAACCCGGCTGCGGGCCTAGTAGTGCGCGCCGTCGCGACGGACACGACCGATGCTCCGACGTTCGAGCTCGCCAACGGAGTGGTCGTGCCCCAGGCCGGCGCGATCGCCGACGTCGTCGACGCCGTGCACCGCTACGAGGCCAGCACGATCATCGTCGCCGGCCATAACCGCATCAACCGCAAGCAGCTGCGCGAACTCGGCTGGCAGCTCGAGGACACCACCATCCGTCTCGCCCTCGCCAGCCGCATGACGGACGTCGCAGGCCCCCGCATCCATTGGCACCCCATCGAAGGGTTGCCGCTCATGAGCGTTGAGATGCCCCGCTACAGCGGCGTCAAGTACTCCCTCAAACGGGCCTTCGACCTCGTCATCGCCACCGGGATGGTCGTCCTCGTCGCCCCGATCCTGTTCGCCATCGCCATCGCCGTCCGCCTCGACAGCCCCGGGCCCATCTTCTTCCGCCAGACCCGAGTAGGCGTCAACGGAACGCTGTTCAAGATGACCAAGTTCCGCTCGATGGCCGTCGACGCCGAAGCGCGCCTCGCCGGACTCGAACGACAGAACGACGGCTCCGGCCTACTGTTCAAGATGAAAGACGACCCCCGCACCACCCGCGTCGGCGCCTTCATCCGCCGCTACAGCCTCGACGAACTGCCGCAACTGTTCGACGTCATCGCCGGCAGCATGTCACTCGTCGGACCACGCCCCCCACTGCCCCGCGAGGTCGAAGCCTATGACCACCACGTCCACCGCCGCCTCAACGTCAAGCCAGGCATCACTGGACCCTGGCAGGTCGGCGGACGCTCGAACCTCTCCTGGGAAGAATCCGTGCGCAAGGACCTCTACTACGTCGAGAACTGGTCCCTGTCCGGCGACCTCGTCATCATGTTCAAGACCCTCCGCGCCGTCCTCGCACGCGACGGCGCGTACTGA
- the rfbD gene encoding dTDP-4-dehydrorhamnose reductase — protein sequence MARRWLVLGGTGMLGQDLDALLRSRGESVVSLGSAGCDVTELETVQRVIGDHAPDVVVNCAAYTAVDAAESDEAAAFALNGTGAFNVARTAQAADAQLVHVSTDYVFDGRAEEPYDVEHPQAPQSAYGRTKAAGEWAVRATHPDALIVRTAWLYGAHGSNFVATMLKLAQNRDTLDVVADQVGQPTWAGDLADTIVGLIEQECPGGFYHGTSSGQGSWFDLAQEAFRLTGLDPERVRPTTSEAFQRPAPRPAYSVLARSPRGPSIGDWRARLAASGVVQQERAAERARA from the coding sequence ATGGCGCGTCGCTGGCTCGTCCTCGGAGGCACGGGCATGCTCGGTCAGGATCTCGACGCGCTGCTGCGCAGCCGCGGTGAGAGCGTCGTCTCGCTCGGCTCCGCCGGATGCGACGTCACCGAGCTGGAGACGGTGCAGCGCGTCATCGGCGATCACGCGCCGGACGTCGTCGTCAACTGTGCTGCGTACACGGCCGTCGATGCCGCTGAGAGCGACGAGGCCGCGGCGTTCGCACTCAATGGGACGGGTGCGTTCAACGTCGCTCGAACCGCGCAGGCCGCGGATGCCCAGCTCGTCCACGTCTCGACCGACTACGTCTTCGACGGCCGCGCCGAGGAACCGTACGATGTCGAGCACCCGCAGGCCCCGCAGTCGGCCTACGGACGCACCAAGGCGGCCGGAGAATGGGCCGTTCGTGCCACGCACCCCGACGCGCTCATCGTGCGCACGGCATGGCTCTACGGAGCGCACGGAAGCAACTTCGTCGCGACGATGCTGAAGCTCGCCCAGAACCGTGACACCCTCGACGTCGTGGCCGACCAGGTCGGACAGCCGACGTGGGCGGGCGACCTGGCGGACACCATCGTCGGGCTGATCGAGCAGGAATGCCCGGGCGGTTTCTACCACGGCACGAGCTCCGGGCAAGGGTCGTGGTTCGACCTCGCCCAGGAGGCCTTCCGCCTCACAGGCCTGGATCCTGAGCGCGTGCGCCCGACGACGTCGGAGGCGTTCCAGCGGCCCGCGCCGAGGCCCGCCTACAGCGTGCTCGCACGCTCACCGCGCGGGCCGAGCATCGGTGACTGGCGTGCACGACTCGCCGCGTCCGGCGTCGTTCAGCAGGAGCGCGCTGCAGAGCGCGCGCGGGCCTGA